Proteins encoded in a region of the Zea mays cultivar B73 chromosome 4, Zm-B73-REFERENCE-NAM-5.0, whole genome shotgun sequence genome:
- the LOC100274524 gene encoding uncharacterized protein isoform X2: MAKLYVQAFPPADLNKNTEWFMYPGVWTTYILIVFFSWLLVLSVFGCTPGTAWTVVNLFHFAITYHFFHWKKGTPFADDQGMYNALTWWEQMDNGKQLTRNRKFLIVVPVVLFIFDAAPSGGPLWRP, encoded by the exons ATGGCGAAGCTGTACGTGCAGGCGTTCCCGCCCGCGGATCTGAACAAGAACACCGAGTGGTTCATGTATCCGGGCGTCTGGACGACCTACATCCTCATTGTCTTCTTCTCCTGGCTCCTCGTCCTCTCCGTCTTCGGCTGCACCCCTGGCACCGCGTGGACCGTCGTCAACCTCTTCCACTTCGCG ATCACATACCACTTTTTCCATTGGAAGAAAGGAACACCTTTTGCTGATGACCAGGGAATGTACAACGCATTGACTTGGTGGGAGCAAATGGATAATGGCAAACAGCTTACTCGTAATAGGAAGTTCCTCATTGTTGTTCCTGTTGTCCT GTTTATATTTGATGCGGCCCCCTCTGGAGGGCCTCTTTGGCGACCGTAG